The genome window GAATGAAGCTGCTGCCGCACGTCAGAGTTTAGATGCAGTTTTGCGCCACTGGGAAGACGGGAGAGAGATTTTGGCACGAGATTGGATTGGGGAAATTTACCAAGAAGTTTGGGCGATCGCTAAAGCACGGGGCTTCAGTTGCTTCCTCTCGCCCCTGCAAAAACTTTTAAAGGAGGGTAACGCAGCCCAACGTTGGTTAAAATTTTATAACCAAAATTTTGACACCCGCAGTATTATCGTTCAAGCGATCGCGGCAATGGCCGAACAGGAACGAGAACTCGAAGAGAAATTGTGCCAAATGTTGGTAGCCTAATTTTTTTCTCTGAGTGTTTAGTTGAGGAATCAAAATATCTAATCAATCCCTACCAGTTGCACGCTATTAATATAAGTTATATAAGGCATCTGTCTTTAGGTATATTTATGAATGCCTAAAGATTTTTTCATTGGCGATAAGTTTGGGGCAGATCATGTTAAGGGTTGTCTTAGTTAACCCCCTGATTCCGCCAAATACGGGTAATATTGCCCGTACTTGCGCTGCTACGGGGACAGAATTGCATTTAGTGGGGCCGCTGGGTTTTGAAATAAGCGATCGCTATCTGAAACGAGCTGGTTTAGATTACTGGCCTTATGTCAATCTCCACTGTCACGACTCTCTAGAGGATTTTCAAGCGCTGCATCGACTCCAGGGTGGACGATGGATCGGCTTCAGCACTTCTGGAAGTTGTAGTTATATTAAGTTTCAGTTTCAAGCTGGCGACTGGCTGTTATTTGGCAGCGAAACGACTGGCCTGCCCAAACAGGTTTTAGATGCCTGCGATGCAACTGTTCATATTCCCATGTCTGAACCAGGAGTCCGCAGCTTAAATCTTTCCGTCAGCGCCGCAGTGGGTATATTTGAAGCCCGTCGCCAGCTTGGCTATCTGGGATAACAAAACTTAGCGTCCTAAAAGAGCGATTTCTACATCTAGCTTGTGATATAGAAAACCTCCTTAAACCAGGTAGGGCTTTGCGTAATCGGAAATTGTGAATGCTTTCATCAGCCATTAGAGCAATGCACTCTCCTTTGCTCGTTTTATCGTTTGGTATCAATGTATTCCTCTTGGTTTCTTTTATTGTGCCCTCTTACTGAGATATTTCCATCTGGAGACGCGATTTGTTTATAACTTTAAGGTGTTGTTTTATTTAGATCTGATAAGGCTGTTTGGGGTTTCAGCTACAAGAAAATCAAGCAAAATCCATCTGTAATTAGGAGCGATCGCAACTGTATCTCTATATGGATATATAAGGTAGACGAACGTCTTAAAAGCTGCGATTTCCGGAAATTGTAAGGAAAATTGGTTATCCTAAATTTAGCTATCTAGAATACAAAACCCAAGCGCCTTTGATAAGAAATTTATATGAAAAATATGAGCGCCAAAGCTCCAACAAGCGATAGATTTTGATCATCCCAAATCATGGGCTACCAAAAGGCAGAAGCAACCTCAATGCAAGCAATAGCACGATTTTCAGCTGGTTTACGCACTTTTTGCTCGATTCATTTGTATTGCTGATATCAGTGATTCTATGGTTGTTGCTTTAATTACAATCAGCTTAGATTTGCATTTTGGAACGAAGCAGGGTGCGAAAGGCAAAGAACCCAGAGTCTTCTGGAAGTCTTCCGGAGAAATCCATGTTTAGCCAGTATGTTGTTCCCAGGATGCTGGCCGCAACAGTCAAGGTTACATCTCCCACGTATCTTGACAAGAGGCTCGTAACTGACGAAATCAATAAAAATAAGACAGTAGTCATAACTGAGCCATTACTGAATGGAAATTTTTCCAAAACAGTCAAGTAACTTGTCTAAATTAAAAAAGCAAGGTAATCTTGCCTAAGTATCGTAATTGGGAGTGATTTAGATCACTGGTTTGTGTGATTAGTCCCCTTGACTGCTAGAAAAGCAAGATATTCAGGGACAGTTAAGCGCTCGTCATAAGTAGGAGGTCGTTTTTGAAAAGCGAATCTAGGCAGAAGGTTAAATCAGTTCCTTCCTGTGAAGCAGACAATGCAGCAGGCAATGATGCGTTACGCGAGAACTGCAACGGCACAAAGCAGGCAGTCGGAGCTTCAGGTTCGTTGA of Microcoleus sp. FACHB-831 contains these proteins:
- a CDS encoding tRNA (cytidine(34)-2'-O)-methyltransferase is translated as MLRVVLVNPLIPPNTGNIARTCAATGTELHLVGPLGFEISDRYLKRAGLDYWPYVNLHCHDSLEDFQALHRLQGGRWIGFSTSGSCSYIKFQFQAGDWLLFGSETTGLPKQVLDACDATVHIPMSEPGVRSLNLSVSAAVGIFEARRQLGYLG